Proteins encoded in a region of the Rothia mucilaginosa genome:
- a CDS encoding CPBP family intramembrane glutamic endopeptidase gives MNTTPPPAPPQVAAGTPAAPAPVAGLAYHRLSHADPKSRWFSPLLEGLLGVAVFIGLNLIISVALAATIMGSGLSLQDVATNRAVIMEHPALFALTFLSLIAIVPSLFLARLVVGPKPWGLIHSVAGRLRRSLLLPYLGLSFAVYGIYYAVMLALSGESLPEYRYFQPPQVEFRVYVAMMLLLVPVQCYAEELAYRGFMMQMLGRWLRTPWLPIVLPAVLFMLSHAYDPWGQSTILAMGIYAGFLCWYTGGLEASISLHVANNVILMLLSMVAGLDPFASEGVTPMDALQGIALEGVYVVLACLIFNARARRGEVSRETQPLKVDK, from the coding sequence ATGAACACTACACCGCCTCCCGCACCCCCGCAGGTAGCCGCCGGAACCCCCGCTGCTCCTGCGCCTGTTGCAGGTCTTGCCTACCACCGTCTCTCTCACGCCGACCCGAAATCCCGCTGGTTCTCACCCCTGCTGGAAGGTCTGCTCGGTGTCGCCGTATTTATTGGCCTTAACCTGATCATTTCAGTTGCCCTGGCTGCGACGATTATGGGTTCGGGACTTTCCCTCCAGGATGTAGCTACGAACCGCGCCGTCATTATGGAACACCCGGCGCTGTTCGCGCTGACGTTCCTTTCCCTTATCGCGATTGTGCCTTCGCTCTTTCTGGCACGCCTGGTCGTGGGTCCGAAGCCCTGGGGTCTGATCCATTCGGTGGCGGGTCGTCTGCGCCGCTCGCTACTGCTTCCGTACCTGGGTTTGAGCTTCGCTGTCTACGGCATCTACTACGCCGTGATGCTGGCGTTGAGCGGTGAGAGCCTGCCCGAATACCGCTATTTTCAACCTCCACAGGTTGAATTTCGGGTTTATGTGGCGATGATGCTGCTCCTAGTGCCCGTGCAGTGCTACGCCGAAGAGCTCGCCTACCGCGGCTTCATGATGCAGATGCTGGGCCGCTGGCTCCGCACCCCCTGGCTGCCGATTGTGCTGCCCGCCGTGCTGTTCATGCTCTCCCACGCCTACGACCCCTGGGGTCAGAGCACGATTCTCGCGATGGGTATTTACGCGGGTTTCCTCTGCTGGTACACCGGCGGTCTGGAAGCCTCCATCAGCCTGCACGTGGCAAATAACGTGATTCTGATGCTGCTGTCCATGGTGGCTGGTCTGGATCCGTTCGCCTCCGAGGGCGTGACCCCCATGGATGCGCTGCAGGGCATCGCGCTGGAAGGTGTGTACGTGGTGCTCGCCTGCCTGATCTTCAACGCGCGCGCTCGCCGCGGTGAGGTTTCACGTGAAACACAACCGCTCAAGGTTGATAAATAG
- a CDS encoding glycosyltransferase 87 family protein translates to MSHDKNREKNAEAVAPIIPWASAGSTAEPAPVAEPAAESAVESAEPAAEPTKPARPGFFDRIPGMRSGALWAHLLFILVALYAFDYVTHAAADDIYVYRLGAVSLADGPDGYQLYTFRTRGLPFTYPPFAALLFYPLAFLTEPQSMLLITAIICALCYWCAYLLYSYARSRSWRLPLQKHLGHWGMVSLIAALIWMCGPWRLTTHFGQINAIILMLILADFMRPATRVPRGVLLGIAAGIKLTPLAFGLLLLMRKDWKGIATLGASFAATVGIGFLVIREESLTFWFHAVRDTSRVGWFSYFDNVSIMGTLTHAGLQHHLTATALSVVQVALTLLIVLVTAVLLVPLIRARALMAQLALTAFMMLQISPISWSHHNTWYPLMLAAVVMEIFPLMYQRVSSFVFTLAVILATAALVGMYISPFWIVLAFSPHFNADQILMVPEGSLGLMAGTMPYQLMYLFILVTFFVYLANRQLVERTAHAAGAELAEAKYSR, encoded by the coding sequence GTGAGCCACGACAAGAATCGTGAGAAGAACGCCGAGGCGGTAGCGCCTATAATCCCATGGGCTTCGGCTGGCTCTACTGCTGAACCTGCACCGGTTGCAGAACCGGCTGCTGAAAGCGCTGTAGAAAGCGCGGAGCCTGCCGCAGAGCCCACAAAACCTGCGCGTCCAGGTTTCTTTGACCGCATCCCCGGTATGCGCAGCGGTGCTCTCTGGGCGCACCTGCTGTTCATCCTGGTTGCCCTCTACGCCTTCGACTACGTGACGCACGCGGCGGCTGACGATATTTACGTGTACCGCCTGGGTGCTGTCTCCCTGGCGGATGGCCCGGACGGCTACCAGCTGTACACTTTCCGCACGCGCGGCCTGCCGTTCACCTACCCGCCGTTTGCGGCGCTGCTCTTCTACCCGCTCGCGTTCCTCACCGAGCCGCAGAGCATGCTGCTGATTACCGCCATTATTTGCGCGCTCTGCTACTGGTGCGCGTACCTGCTGTACTCCTACGCCCGTAGCCGCTCGTGGCGTCTGCCGTTGCAGAAGCACCTGGGCCATTGGGGTATGGTGTCGCTGATTGCGGCGCTGATTTGGATGTGCGGCCCGTGGCGTTTGACCACGCATTTTGGGCAGATTAACGCCATCATTCTGATGCTGATTCTCGCCGATTTTATGCGCCCGGCAACCCGCGTTCCGCGCGGTGTGCTGCTGGGTATTGCGGCGGGTATTAAGCTGACCCCGCTCGCGTTCGGTCTGCTGCTGCTCATGCGTAAGGACTGGAAGGGCATTGCGACCCTGGGCGCGAGCTTCGCCGCGACCGTGGGTATCGGCTTCCTGGTGATCCGGGAGGAGTCGCTGACGTTCTGGTTCCACGCGGTGCGTGACACTTCGCGTGTGGGCTGGTTCAGCTACTTCGATAACGTGTCGATTATGGGTACACTGACCCACGCGGGCCTGCAGCATCACCTGACGGCTACCGCCCTGTCGGTGGTGCAGGTGGCGTTGACCCTGCTGATTGTGCTGGTTACGGCGGTTCTGCTGGTTCCGCTGATTCGTGCCCGCGCGCTCATGGCGCAGCTGGCGCTGACCGCGTTCATGATGCTGCAGATTTCGCCGATTAGCTGGTCGCACCACAACACCTGGTACCCGCTGATGCTCGCCGCCGTGGTCATGGAAATCTTCCCGCTCATGTACCAGCGGGTCAGCTCCTTTGTTTTCACGCTGGCTGTTATCTTGGCGACTGCGGCGCTGGTGGGTATGTACATTTCACCGTTCTGGATTGTGTTGGCGTTCTCCCCGCACTTCAACGCGGATCAGATTCTGATGGTGCCCGAAGGCTCCCTGGGCCTGATGGCTGGCACCATGCCGTACCAGCTGATGTACCTGTTTATCCTGGTGACGTTCTTTGTGTACCTGGCGAATCGTCAGCTGGTGGAACGTACGGCACACGCCGCGGGCGCCGAACTGGCGGAGGCGAAGTACTCCCGCTAA
- a CDS encoding type II toxin-antitoxin system prevent-host-death family antitoxin, which translates to MTVTTHRTRSNVTTLKELRDNLGTKVNEAVFSGERPLISRNGKTVAALISYEDLKLLEEYEELLDIEALRKARAEDDGYRIGLDEFLAENPAD; encoded by the coding sequence ATGACTGTCACCACTCACCGGACTCGTTCCAATGTCACGACTCTTAAAGAACTCCGCGACAACCTCGGAACCAAAGTCAACGAAGCCGTGTTCTCCGGCGAACGTCCCCTCATCAGCCGCAACGGTAAGACTGTTGCCGCGCTCATCTCCTACGAAGATTTGAAGCTGCTGGAAGAGTACGAAGAGCTCCTCGACATTGAGGCTCTGCGCAAGGCGCGCGCCGAAGATGACGGCTACCGCATCGGCCTCGACGAGTTCCTCGCAGAGAACCCTGCAGACTAG
- a CDS encoding lytic transglycosylase domain-containing protein, protein MADSTSSASSERSATGANNHTPASADAQTSPRQRKAFPLRFLAGALAHWQIIASAVLLGGGVAGLAATYDDYCGMTELSYVPAALRSDFEEGSKVAGFRPGVLAAQIETESHWRVGLVSHQGAKGIAQFTDDAWSGGHYSFGNGGNVLNPHDAIAAQARYLAELRTRLAKYASNEDELQDVVLAGYNAGPGSVEKYGGVPPYEETQNYVKTIRELANSKYKLTCSPDYQFKQAKLSFVNGVTPAMAGVHPDGTALSPEESASAAAEASASASASASARASASGSAGSSVKPSATSSGR, encoded by the coding sequence ATGGCAGATAGCACTTCGAGCGCCTCTTCCGAGCGCAGCGCTACGGGCGCCAACAACCACACCCCCGCTTCGGCGGACGCACAGACTTCTCCTCGGCAGCGTAAAGCTTTCCCGCTTCGCTTTCTCGCCGGGGCACTTGCGCATTGGCAGATTATTGCCTCTGCGGTTCTTCTGGGTGGCGGTGTTGCCGGCCTGGCAGCCACCTATGACGACTATTGCGGTATGACGGAGCTTTCGTATGTTCCGGCGGCTCTCCGCTCCGATTTTGAGGAGGGCTCTAAGGTGGCGGGTTTCCGTCCGGGCGTGCTGGCGGCGCAGATTGAGACTGAGAGCCACTGGCGTGTGGGCCTTGTGTCTCACCAGGGCGCTAAGGGTATTGCACAGTTCACTGATGATGCGTGGAGCGGCGGCCACTACAGCTTCGGCAATGGCGGTAACGTTCTGAACCCGCACGATGCGATTGCGGCGCAGGCGCGCTACTTGGCTGAGTTGCGTACTCGTTTAGCGAAGTACGCCTCCAATGAGGATGAGCTGCAGGATGTGGTTCTTGCCGGTTATAACGCGGGTCCGGGTTCTGTGGAGAAGTACGGCGGTGTTCCCCCGTACGAGGAGACTCAGAATTATGTGAAGACAATTCGCGAGCTGGCGAATTCGAAGTACAAGCTGACTTGCTCCCCCGATTACCAGTTCAAGCAGGCGAAGTTGAGCTTCGTGAATGGTGTGACTCCGGCGATGGCTGGTGTTCATCCAGATGGTACAGCTCTGTCCCCGGAGGAGTCGGCATCGGCTGCGGCGGAGGCGTCTGCTTCGGCTTCTGCGAGTGCTTCGGCTCGTGCATCTGCGAGCGGTTCTGCGGGTTCTTCGGTGAAGCCTTCGGCGACGAGTTCCGGCCGCTAG
- a CDS encoding cytochrome P450: protein MTENVHNDWDLRSEEVQKDQVAAYDAMRRRCPVAHDEFMGYSVFKNADVQHVLDHPEIYSNVVSTRHIAVPNGMDAPEHTTFRAVNDKYFTPERLEKFAPVIRDAVKTLIAELPRGEEVDVMQGFGQAYAMRVQNAFMGWPACLEQPLTEWIEKNRVATLRRDREEIAKVALEFDGYIRQLLDERREDAAAGNPKDITAELLTDTVQLPGEEPRTMTDEEIVSLIRNWTVGELSTVSATVGVFVNFLARNRAEQDRLRASLADGNALDDRSEIALAVEEIMRLEDTLVTNRRITTQDTELGGRTLPAGSRVTINWASANRDEDAFEDALTYNPHRDQSRNLVYGDGIHVCPGAPLARLELRILLEELLRGTESIEIADESEKPATVNAVYPVSGYSVVRAIFN, encoded by the coding sequence ATGACTGAGAACGTACACAACGACTGGGACCTCCGAAGCGAAGAGGTCCAGAAGGACCAGGTAGCTGCCTACGACGCAATGCGCCGCCGTTGCCCCGTCGCCCACGACGAATTCATGGGCTACTCCGTCTTCAAAAACGCCGACGTACAGCACGTACTCGACCACCCCGAAATCTACTCCAACGTCGTCTCCACCCGCCACATCGCCGTCCCCAACGGTATGGACGCACCCGAACACACTACCTTCCGCGCCGTCAACGACAAGTACTTCACCCCCGAACGCCTCGAAAAGTTTGCACCCGTCATCCGTGACGCCGTGAAGACCCTCATCGCAGAACTGCCCCGTGGCGAAGAAGTAGACGTCATGCAGGGCTTCGGCCAGGCCTACGCAATGCGCGTACAGAACGCCTTCATGGGCTGGCCCGCATGCCTCGAGCAGCCCCTCACCGAATGGATCGAAAAGAACCGCGTCGCCACCCTGCGCCGTGACCGCGAAGAAATCGCGAAGGTCGCCCTCGAATTCGACGGCTACATCCGCCAGCTGCTCGACGAACGCCGCGAGGACGCCGCAGCAGGCAACCCCAAGGACATTACCGCCGAACTGCTTACCGACACCGTGCAGCTGCCCGGCGAAGAGCCCCGCACCATGACCGACGAAGAAATCGTCAGCCTCATCCGCAACTGGACCGTGGGCGAGCTGTCCACCGTCTCCGCAACCGTGGGCGTATTCGTCAACTTCCTGGCACGCAACCGCGCCGAGCAGGACCGCCTGCGCGCCTCCCTCGCCGACGGCAACGCACTCGACGACCGTAGCGAAATCGCCCTCGCCGTCGAAGAAATCATGCGACTCGAAGACACCCTCGTCACCAACCGCCGCATCACCACTCAGGACACCGAACTCGGCGGCCGCACCCTGCCCGCTGGCTCCCGCGTGACCATCAACTGGGCAAGCGCCAACCGCGACGAGGACGCCTTCGAAGACGCCCTCACCTACAACCCGCACCGCGACCAGTCCCGCAACCTCGTGTACGGCGACGGCATCCACGTCTGCCCCGGCGCGCCCCTGGCACGCCTGGAACTGCGCATCCTGCTCGAGGAGCTGCTGCGCGGCACCGAGTCCATCGAGATCGCGGACGAGAGCGAGAAGCCCGCAACCGTGAACGCCGTGTACCCGGTCTCCGGCTACTCGGTCGTGCGCGCCATCTTCAACTAG
- a CDS encoding glycosyltransferase 87 family protein, with the protein MTRTDSTTPIWGKIAIVALILIVGGGYVIKMLTNPFSGMDFSIYRLGAMTIFDNEGFTQDLYSPTLNDHGVIKPPFTYPPFAAMLFLPFAFIPLEVGKVIMVVGSAVVAWWISTIIYNYVNARGRELPLQQYFGRAGTIAVLTILVVSAGPWQRTLDLIQINPFITALILADFVRPATRVPRGVLIGIAGGVKLTPLVFGLILLVRRDWKGIATLGATFFGTIALGFILMPKDAPEFWFSALTNPSRVGGLNFVDNVSIQGWLLHFGLSESAAKPVYYALALVTIVLTAALLYQLERRGAALAQVAVTASLMVALSPISWSHHNVLLPLLAAVFIMDAFPTYFAVQPAWLRVTATVFAVVAVLGLYLSPIRIASWFHGSADGLEQLAPGALAVSAIPAFCLWVTMTLWSVAALSAPVRGAKVEPVQYGSVRSDAPLGWWGARALVTESAESVRAAASREATA; encoded by the coding sequence GTGACAAGGACTGACTCCACCACCCCCATCTGGGGAAAAATCGCTATTGTGGCACTCATCCTCATTGTTGGCGGTGGATACGTCATCAAAATGCTCACCAACCCCTTCTCCGGTATGGACTTCTCCATCTACCGTCTGGGTGCGATGACCATTTTCGATAACGAGGGCTTTACCCAGGACCTGTACTCCCCGACCCTGAACGATCACGGCGTCATCAAGCCGCCGTTCACGTACCCGCCGTTCGCGGCGATGCTGTTCTTGCCGTTTGCTTTTATTCCGCTGGAAGTCGGCAAGGTCATTATGGTGGTCGGTTCGGCTGTGGTGGCGTGGTGGATTTCCACGATCATTTACAACTATGTGAATGCGCGCGGTCGCGAACTGCCCCTGCAGCAGTACTTTGGTCGTGCGGGCACGATTGCGGTGCTGACTATTCTGGTGGTTTCGGCGGGGCCGTGGCAGCGCACCCTGGACCTGATTCAGATTAACCCGTTCATTACGGCGCTGATTCTTGCCGATTTTGTGCGCCCGGCGACCCGCGTGCCGCGCGGCGTGCTGATTGGTATTGCGGGCGGCGTGAAGCTGACCCCGCTCGTGTTTGGTCTGATTCTGCTGGTCCGCCGCGACTGGAAGGGCATCGCGACCCTGGGTGCAACGTTCTTCGGCACCATTGCGCTGGGTTTCATTCTGATGCCTAAGGACGCGCCGGAGTTCTGGTTCTCTGCGCTGACGAACCCCTCCCGTGTGGGTGGACTGAACTTTGTGGATAACGTCTCGATTCAGGGTTGGCTGCTGCACTTTGGTCTCTCTGAGAGCGCCGCGAAGCCCGTCTACTACGCCCTGGCGCTGGTCACGATTGTGCTGACTGCCGCACTGCTGTACCAGCTGGAACGCCGCGGTGCCGCGCTGGCGCAGGTGGCGGTGACCGCCTCCCTGATGGTGGCGCTGTCGCCGATTAGCTGGTCGCACCACAACGTGCTGCTGCCCCTGCTGGCTGCCGTGTTCATCATGGATGCGTTCCCCACCTATTTTGCGGTTCAGCCGGCGTGGCTGCGGGTGACAGCGACCGTGTTCGCGGTGGTTGCGGTGTTGGGCCTGTACCTGTCGCCGATTAGGATTGCGTCCTGGTTCCACGGTAGCGCTGATGGTTTGGAGCAGCTGGCCCCGGGCGCGTTGGCGGTTTCGGCTATTCCCGCGTTCTGCCTGTGGGTGACGATGACGCTCTGGTCGGTTGCCGCCCTGAGCGCGCCGGTGCGTGGCGCGAAGGTTGAGCCCGTGCAGTACGGTTCCGTGCGTAGCGACGCGCCTCTGGGCTGGTGGGGCGCCCGTGCACTGGTGACCGAGAGCGCCGAGTCTGTGCGCGCCGCCGCTTCCCGTGAGGCAACCGCGTGA
- a CDS encoding multicopper oxidase domain-containing protein — protein sequence MSEHLGTPPEGENTSGKPAGVNVSGGGSSGLSIGARPADVPGANLTPEEIARRASGRGTWHRRASKPVSHWMFTLVGVLLLHRFIPNSGWLMVHIVTLGLITNSILIWSQHFTEALMKIKIPDEHRGTQVRRIFILNAGILVLMIGMVGQLSVPGLYAATVVGALIVGSMVAWHGIYLLKQVRQALPSRFGVTIRFYIVAALLLPLGAAFGAMIAYPNLSGTLHSQFLLAHEAVNVLGFVGITAVGTLVTFWPTMLRTKMVDKALTHSLRALYLMCGGLALTVIGAAMGTRPLAAAGLVVYLVALLIVAWVMVRTLQTKRPNEYPPMSVGMGFLWLIVGVAATAYMVATTPFAQLDMRAVTPVFVVGFLLQLLLGAMSYLLPQRMGGGPAVVRASNKEFSRFAAARVTAVNLALLIFMMPSSMVGQSIKIAVAIVGALALMAFIPLMVRGVKASVNTRKEMMAARARGEKPAFNQEALTPEPVPHAKQSFQAALAVAMAFLLGFAVNPSALNLPSFSSAGSVAATGQTTTVQVKATSNYRFTPAEVEVPAGNRLVVEVTNDDEGMTHDLTFDNGATTGTINPGETKTVDAGVITADQEGYCSVAGHRSLGMVFKVKATGASANQVAQGGHNHGSTGGHNHAASGSTPTLMTVANSRIDMSAAPGSGYKYRDPNIPAPNTATQVNGKTVRKVTLEVEEVDREVAPGVTVHMWTFNGQNMAPILRGKVGDIFEITLINNGTMGHSLDFHAGMVSPDNTMKTIAPGERLVYRFEAKGAGIWLYHCGTAPLSLHMTQGMYGAVIIDPADLDPVDHEYVMVQGEAYLHDTGKTASDGNKLAENSPDLIAAGTPTLTMFNGHATQYKAKPLQVKKGERIRVWVMAAGPNHGTSFHVVGSQFDTVYKEGGYLMRRGADAFGSRDGHSQALDLAPAQGGFVEMQFLESGTYTFVNHSFAEMERGAAGKIVVTDR from the coding sequence GTGAGTGAACATCTCGGCACCCCACCCGAAGGTGAGAACACGAGCGGCAAGCCCGCAGGCGTAAACGTCTCCGGAGGCGGCTCCTCCGGCCTGAGCATTGGCGCGCGCCCGGCTGATGTGCCCGGCGCGAACCTCACCCCCGAAGAGATTGCACGCCGCGCATCCGGTCGCGGTACGTGGCATCGTCGCGCCTCCAAGCCCGTCTCCCACTGGATGTTTACCCTTGTCGGCGTACTTCTGCTGCACAGGTTTATCCCGAATAGCGGCTGGCTGATGGTGCACATTGTCACCCTCGGCCTGATTACGAACTCGATCCTGATTTGGTCGCAGCACTTCACCGAAGCGCTCATGAAAATCAAGATTCCTGACGAGCACCGCGGAACCCAGGTGCGCCGAATCTTCATTCTGAACGCCGGTATTCTCGTGCTCATGATCGGCATGGTCGGTCAGCTGAGCGTGCCCGGCCTCTACGCCGCCACGGTGGTGGGCGCCCTCATTGTCGGTTCTATGGTCGCCTGGCACGGCATCTACCTGCTGAAGCAGGTGCGTCAGGCTCTGCCGTCGCGGTTCGGTGTGACCATTCGCTTCTACATTGTTGCGGCGCTGTTGCTGCCCCTCGGCGCGGCGTTTGGCGCCATGATTGCCTACCCGAACCTCTCCGGCACCCTGCATTCGCAGTTCCTGCTGGCGCACGAGGCGGTGAACGTGCTCGGCTTCGTCGGTATTACCGCGGTGGGTACGCTGGTGACGTTCTGGCCGACCATGCTGCGCACGAAGATGGTCGATAAGGCGCTCACTCACAGCCTGCGCGCCCTGTACCTCATGTGCGGCGGCCTGGCGTTGACCGTTATCGGCGCGGCTATGGGGACGCGCCCGCTCGCTGCTGCGGGTCTGGTCGTCTACCTGGTTGCCCTGCTGATTGTCGCCTGGGTGATGGTGCGTACCCTGCAAACCAAGCGCCCGAACGAGTACCCGCCCATGAGCGTGGGTATGGGCTTCCTCTGGCTGATTGTTGGTGTAGCAGCGACCGCGTACATGGTGGCAACCACCCCGTTCGCACAGCTGGACATGCGCGCCGTGACCCCCGTCTTCGTGGTCGGCTTCCTGCTGCAGCTGTTGCTCGGCGCAATGAGCTACCTGCTGCCGCAGCGCATGGGTGGCGGCCCTGCGGTGGTTCGCGCCTCCAACAAGGAGTTCAGCCGTTTCGCGGCGGCACGCGTAACCGCCGTGAACCTGGCGCTGCTTATCTTCATGATGCCCAGCTCCATGGTGGGCCAGTCCATTAAGATTGCCGTCGCTATCGTGGGTGCGTTGGCGCTCATGGCGTTCATTCCGCTCATGGTGCGCGGCGTGAAGGCGTCCGTGAACACCCGCAAGGAAATGATGGCGGCACGCGCCCGCGGCGAGAAGCCCGCCTTCAACCAGGAGGCGCTGACCCCGGAGCCCGTCCCGCACGCCAAGCAGAGCTTCCAGGCGGCGTTGGCGGTTGCCATGGCGTTCCTGCTGGGCTTCGCCGTGAACCCGTCCGCGTTGAACCTGCCGTCGTTCTCCTCGGCAGGTTCCGTGGCAGCGACCGGTCAGACCACCACCGTGCAGGTGAAGGCGACCAGCAACTACCGTTTTACCCCCGCAGAGGTGGAGGTGCCCGCCGGTAACCGCCTGGTCGTCGAGGTCACCAACGACGACGAGGGCATGACCCACGACCTGACCTTCGACAACGGCGCAACCACCGGCACCATCAACCCCGGCGAAACGAAAACCGTTGACGCCGGCGTCATTACCGCCGACCAGGAAGGCTACTGCTCCGTGGCGGGTCACCGCTCCCTGGGCATGGTGTTCAAGGTGAAGGCGACCGGCGCCTCCGCAAACCAGGTGGCGCAGGGCGGCCACAACCACGGTTCTACGGGCGGCCACAACCACGCCGCGTCGGGTAGCACCCCGACCCTCATGACCGTTGCAAACAGCAGGATTGACATGTCCGCAGCGCCCGGCAGCGGCTACAAGTACCGCGACCCGAACATCCCGGCACCGAACACCGCCACGCAGGTGAACGGCAAGACCGTCCGCAAGGTCACCCTGGAAGTTGAGGAAGTCGACCGCGAGGTGGCGCCCGGCGTGACCGTTCACATGTGGACGTTCAACGGGCAGAACATGGCACCGATTCTGCGCGGCAAGGTCGGCGATATTTTTGAAATTACACTCATCAATAACGGCACGATGGGCCACTCGCTGGACTTCCACGCGGGCATGGTGTCCCCCGATAACACGATGAAGACCATCGCCCCCGGTGAGCGTCTCGTCTACCGTTTTGAGGCGAAGGGTGCCGGTATCTGGCTGTACCACTGCGGCACCGCCCCGCTGAGCCTGCACATGACCCAGGGCATGTACGGCGCGGTCATCATTGACCCGGCGGACCTTGACCCGGTCGATCATGAGTACGTGATGGTTCAGGGCGAGGCGTACCTGCACGACACCGGCAAGACCGCCTCCGACGGTAACAAGCTGGCGGAGAACTCGCCGGATCTGATCGCGGCAGGCACCCCCACGCTGACCATGTTCAACGGCCACGCAACCCAGTACAAGGCGAAGCCGCTGCAGGTGAAGAAGGGCGAGCGTATCCGTGTTTGGGTGATGGCTGCGGGCCCGAACCACGGCACGAGCTTCCACGTGGTCGGTTCGCAATTCGACACCGTCTACAAGGAGGGCGGCTACCTGATGCGCCGCGGCGCGGATGCGTTCGGCAGCCGTGACGGCCACAGCCAGGCACTCGATTTGGCGCCCGCTCAGGGCGGCTTCGTGGAGATGCAGTTCTTGGAGTCTGGCACTTACACGTTCGTGAACCATTCCTTCGCGGAGATGGAGCGCGGCGCCGCCGGCAAGATCGTGGTCACTGATCGCTAG
- a CDS encoding type II toxin-antitoxin system RelE family toxin, whose translation MSGDSHDWFLSGVCPLAPRIVLVQVPFKKLQGEEGYRARVGNYRILYTIDNGAVVVEVFRVGHRREVYRGL comes from the coding sequence GTGAGTGGTGACAGTCATGACTGGTTCCTTTCTGGGGTTTGTCCGTTAGCTCCGAGGATAGTTCTTGTGCAGGTTCCATTCAAGAAGCTACAGGGTGAAGAAGGGTACAGGGCACGAGTAGGGAATTACCGCATTCTGTACACCATTGATAACGGGGCGGTTGTTGTTGAAGTTTTCCGAGTCGGTCATCGGCGAGAAGTCTATCGCGGCCTATAG